The following proteins come from a genomic window of Pyxidicoccus sp. MSG2:
- a CDS encoding archaemetzincin, producing MGLPSRALLLSLSVLLAGLPAAAEPASPSAEPVVAILPLGKVDQDVLDRVAKEIQARLRVQVRFESPREMPKAAWYAPRKRWRAEKLLDAVDADPPKGAWKVVAVTAAEISTTKGDIHDWGIAGLGNMGGLSCVLSTHIYRKHSKTKAVLLRRVGDLTIHEFGHTLGFDHCETDGCVMADAKGKAISSADHSSGNYCGRCLGQLSPEVRAWMKEERAAPAPH from the coding sequence ATGGGCCTTCCCTCCCGTGCGCTTCTGCTGAGTCTCTCCGTGCTGCTCGCGGGCCTGCCCGCCGCCGCGGAGCCCGCGTCACCGTCCGCCGAGCCGGTGGTGGCCATCCTCCCCCTCGGCAAGGTGGACCAGGACGTGCTGGACCGGGTGGCGAAGGAAATCCAGGCGCGGCTGCGCGTACAGGTGCGCTTCGAGTCCCCGCGCGAAATGCCGAAGGCCGCCTGGTACGCGCCCCGCAAGCGCTGGCGCGCGGAGAAGTTGCTGGATGCCGTCGACGCGGACCCGCCGAAGGGCGCGTGGAAGGTGGTGGCCGTCACCGCGGCCGAAATCTCCACCACCAAGGGCGACATCCACGATTGGGGCATCGCCGGGCTGGGCAACATGGGCGGCCTGTCCTGCGTGCTGTCTACGCACATCTACCGGAAGCACAGCAAGACGAAGGCGGTGCTGCTGCGGCGCGTGGGGGACCTGACCATCCACGAGTTCGGTCACACGCTGGGTTTCGACCACTGCGAGACGGACGGCTGCGTCATGGCGGACGCGAAGGGCAAGGCCATCAGCTCCGCGGACCACAGCTCGGGCAACTACTGCGGGCGGTGCCTCGGGCAGTTGTCACCCGAGGTCCGCGCGTGGATGAAGGAGGAGCGCGCCGCGCCCGCTCCTCACTAG
- a CDS encoding MarR family winged helix-turn-helix transcriptional regulator: protein MGSHINRGAGVEQGEVREVMDGVRRLVRLLRVSARASERLVGISGAQLFVLQRLAEAGPCSINTLAEHTLTHQSSVSVVVARLIERGLVTRRPSPEDGRRVEVALAPAGRALLREAPPMAQALLIAGLRKLEPGVREGLARGLSALVAELGLDGNEAPFLFEDEPKPRKRRKEKLNGAA, encoded by the coding sequence ATGGGTTCCCATATAAATCGCGGCGCGGGCGTGGAGCAGGGCGAGGTGCGGGAGGTGATGGACGGCGTCCGCCGCCTCGTGCGGCTGTTGCGCGTCTCCGCCCGGGCGTCCGAGCGGCTGGTGGGCATCAGCGGCGCGCAGCTCTTCGTCCTGCAGCGGCTGGCGGAAGCCGGGCCCTGCTCCATCAACACCCTGGCCGAGCACACCCTCACCCACCAGAGCAGCGTGTCGGTGGTGGTGGCACGCCTCATCGAGCGGGGGCTCGTCACGCGACGGCCCTCGCCGGAGGACGGACGCCGGGTGGAGGTGGCGCTGGCGCCGGCCGGCCGGGCGCTGCTGCGCGAGGCCCCGCCCATGGCCCAGGCCCTCCTCATCGCCGGCCTGCGGAAGCTGGAGCCTGGTGTCCGTGAGGGACTGGCGCGCGGGCTGTCCGCGCTGGTGGCGGAGCTGGGACTGGATGGAAACGAGGCTCCGTTCCTCTTCGAGGACGAGCCGAAGCCGCGCAAGCGGCGCAAGGAGAAGCTGAATGGAGCGGCCTGA
- a CDS encoding chloride channel protein — MERPEVTRVEEGLGPGPEAREKLPVAPSMGPTLAGVRAPRAMEPVDRRVVYISALAVVLAVAAGLVAQLLGSLIHFFTNLAYFGRLSVAPVSPGDNTLGVWGILVPVVGAVIVGFMARYGSRAIRGHGIPEAMEQVLYNQSRIPPRMTFLKPLSSAVAIGTGGPFGAEGPIIATGGALGSLLGQLLRVTADERKALLASGAAAGMAATFGAPVSAVLLAVELLLFEYRPRSVIPVALATATATGVRLAFVGGAPAFAMPDLASPSGAALAFYIVLGAVVGVASTLVTRAVYAIEDAFEKLPLHWMWWPALGAVVVGVVGYFSPRTLGVGYTNIEDILSGRFVGTAMVMFCVLKFISWSVALGSGTSGGTLAPLFTLGGGLGSGLGLLATYVAPGLGVDIRVAALVGMAAIFAGASRALLASVVFAFETTRQPMGLLPLLGGCAAAYLVSALLMRHSIMTEKLARRGGRVLTEYGVDALGQALVRDVGLRAVVSLEADRPLEEVRAWLATGVPGTTHQGFPVVVGGELVGVVTRRDLLDGREATGRRVRELVKRAPAVAYADSSLREAADLMVEEGVGRLPVVHREAPTRVVGILTRSDLLGANRRRLDDSRRMERGVGGPRRTGPQPA, encoded by the coding sequence ATGGAGCGGCCTGAAGTAACGCGCGTCGAGGAGGGCCTGGGCCCCGGTCCCGAGGCGCGGGAGAAGCTGCCCGTGGCCCCATCCATGGGCCCCACGCTCGCCGGGGTGCGAGCGCCCCGGGCGATGGAGCCGGTGGACCGGCGGGTGGTCTACATCAGCGCCCTCGCGGTGGTGCTGGCCGTGGCGGCGGGGCTGGTGGCGCAGCTGCTGGGCTCGCTCATCCACTTCTTCACCAACCTGGCTTACTTCGGCCGGCTCTCCGTGGCGCCGGTGTCCCCCGGGGACAACACGCTGGGCGTGTGGGGCATCCTCGTGCCGGTGGTGGGCGCCGTCATCGTCGGCTTCATGGCGCGCTATGGCTCGCGGGCCATCCGCGGGCACGGCATCCCCGAGGCGATGGAGCAGGTGCTCTACAACCAGAGCCGCATTCCGCCGCGCATGACGTTCCTCAAGCCGCTGTCGTCGGCGGTGGCCATTGGCACCGGCGGTCCGTTCGGCGCGGAAGGGCCCATCATCGCCACGGGCGGCGCGCTGGGCTCGCTGCTGGGGCAGTTGCTGCGCGTCACGGCGGACGAGCGCAAGGCGCTGCTGGCCTCGGGCGCCGCGGCGGGCATGGCGGCGACCTTCGGCGCACCCGTGTCCGCGGTGCTGCTGGCGGTGGAGTTGTTGCTGTTCGAGTACCGGCCGCGCTCCGTCATCCCCGTGGCGCTGGCCACCGCCACCGCGACGGGCGTGCGCCTGGCCTTCGTGGGCGGCGCGCCGGCCTTCGCCATGCCGGACCTGGCGTCACCGAGCGGCGCCGCGCTGGCCTTCTACATCGTGCTGGGCGCGGTGGTGGGCGTGGCGTCCACGCTGGTCACCCGGGCGGTGTATGCCATTGAGGATGCCTTCGAGAAGCTGCCGCTGCACTGGATGTGGTGGCCGGCGCTGGGCGCGGTGGTGGTGGGCGTGGTGGGCTACTTCTCCCCGCGCACGCTGGGCGTGGGCTACACCAACATCGAGGACATCCTCTCCGGGCGCTTCGTGGGCACGGCCATGGTGATGTTCTGCGTGCTGAAGTTCATCTCCTGGTCGGTGGCGCTGGGCAGTGGCACCTCGGGCGGCACGCTGGCGCCGTTGTTCACGCTCGGCGGCGGGCTGGGCTCCGGTCTGGGCCTGCTGGCGACGTACGTGGCACCGGGCCTGGGCGTGGACATCCGGGTGGCGGCGCTGGTGGGCATGGCGGCCATCTTCGCGGGCGCGTCGCGCGCACTGCTCGCCTCGGTGGTGTTCGCCTTCGAGACGACACGCCAGCCCATGGGCCTCTTGCCGCTGCTGGGCGGCTGCGCGGCGGCCTACCTCGTGTCCGCGCTGCTGATGCGCCACTCCATCATGACGGAGAAGCTGGCCCGGCGCGGCGGGCGCGTCCTCACCGAGTACGGCGTGGATGCGCTGGGCCAGGCGCTGGTGCGTGACGTGGGGCTGCGCGCGGTGGTGTCGCTGGAGGCGGACCGGCCGCTGGAGGAGGTGCGGGCGTGGCTCGCCACGGGTGTGCCGGGCACCACGCACCAGGGCTTCCCGGTGGTGGTGGGCGGAGAGCTCGTGGGCGTCGTCACGCGGAGGGATTTGCTGGACGGGCGGGAGGCCACGGGCCGGCGCGTCCGTGAGCTGGTGAAGCGTGCCCCGGCGGTGGCGTACGCGGACAGCTCGCTGCGCGAGGCGGCGGACCTGATGGTGGAGGAGGGCGTGGGCCGGCTGCCGGTGGTGCACCGCGAGGCGCCCACACGCGTGGTGGGCATCCTCACCCGGAGCGATCTGCTCGGCGCCAACCGGCGCCGGCTGGACGACTCGCGGCGGATGGAGCGCGGCGTGGGCGGGCCCCGGCGGACGGGGCCGCAGCCGGCATGA
- a CDS encoding bifunctional lysylphosphatidylglycerol flippase/synthetase MprF, whose translation MKRTDTEAEAERARVLELLRQYGWNATSFQVLQPGFCYWFDPAGDACVAYVDTGGAWVAAGGPIASPERLPAVVAGFQEAARATGRRVCFFATEPRFTQLVPMQALSVGEQPVWDPTHWDEVVRGSRNLREQLRRARKHGVTVREVPAPVLEDPTHPTRRALDGLKSRWLASRRMAPMGFLVQLRPYAFARERRAFAAEVEGKVVGFLAVSPVYAREGWFLQDLLRDPEAPNGTAETLVDAAMRAAAAEGRRYVTLGLAPLSGPVRPWLRLARVCGRPLFDFEGLRAFKAKFRPDTWVPIHVAWPEPNGGPAALYDALRAFARGSLVRFGVATVLRRPRLLVHALALLLVPWTALLALPVTQRWFPSLSVQWGWVLFDVGLSVGLFSLVRRWRDSLATALGMLTASDACLTFVQATTFNVARARGPVDWAVITAAVLAPATASALLFRSRDLRLPGRQG comes from the coding sequence ATGAAGCGGACGGACACAGAGGCCGAGGCCGAGCGTGCGCGGGTGCTGGAGCTGCTGCGCCAGTACGGGTGGAACGCCACGTCCTTCCAGGTGCTCCAGCCGGGCTTCTGCTACTGGTTCGACCCGGCGGGCGACGCGTGCGTGGCCTACGTGGACACGGGCGGCGCGTGGGTGGCGGCGGGTGGGCCCATCGCCTCGCCGGAGCGGCTGCCCGCGGTGGTCGCCGGCTTCCAGGAGGCCGCGCGCGCGACAGGGCGGCGCGTGTGCTTCTTCGCCACCGAGCCGCGCTTCACGCAGCTGGTGCCGATGCAGGCCCTGTCCGTGGGCGAGCAGCCCGTGTGGGACCCGACCCACTGGGACGAGGTGGTGCGCGGCAGCCGCAACCTGCGCGAGCAACTGCGCCGCGCCCGCAAGCACGGCGTGACGGTGCGCGAGGTGCCCGCGCCCGTGCTGGAGGACCCGACGCACCCCACACGCCGCGCGCTGGACGGGCTCAAGTCGCGGTGGCTGGCGTCGCGCCGCATGGCCCCCATGGGCTTCCTGGTGCAGTTGCGCCCGTACGCCTTCGCGCGCGAGCGCCGCGCCTTCGCGGCCGAGGTGGAGGGGAAGGTGGTGGGCTTCCTCGCGGTGTCCCCCGTGTACGCGCGCGAGGGCTGGTTCCTCCAGGACTTGCTGAGAGACCCCGAGGCGCCCAACGGCACGGCGGAGACGCTGGTGGACGCGGCCATGCGCGCGGCGGCGGCGGAGGGCCGGCGCTACGTGACGCTGGGGCTGGCGCCGCTGTCCGGGCCGGTGCGGCCCTGGCTGCGGCTGGCGCGCGTGTGCGGGCGGCCGCTGTTCGACTTCGAGGGCCTGCGCGCCTTCAAGGCGAAGTTCCGCCCCGACACCTGGGTGCCCATCCACGTGGCCTGGCCCGAGCCGAACGGCGGGCCGGCCGCGCTGTACGACGCGCTGCGCGCCTTCGCGCGGGGCAGCCTGGTGCGCTTCGGCGTGGCCACGGTGCTGCGGCGTCCCCGGCTGCTGGTGCATGCGCTGGCCCTGCTGCTGGTGCCCTGGACGGCGCTGCTGGCGCTCCCCGTCACCCAGCGCTGGTTTCCTTCCCTGTCGGTGCAGTGGGGCTGGGTGCTGTTCGACGTGGGGCTGTCGGTGGGCCTCTTCTCGCTGGTGCGCCGCTGGCGGGACTCACTGGCCACGGCGCTGGGAATGCTCACCGCCTCGGATGCGTGCCTCACCTTCGTCCAGGCCACGACGTTCAACGTGGCGCGGGCGCGCGGCCCGGTGGACTGGGCTGTCATCACCGCGGCGGTGCTCGCGCCCGCGACGGCCTCCGCGCTGCTCTTCCGCTCGCGGGACTTGCGCCTGCCCGGACGTCAGGGCTGA
- a CDS encoding DUF2171 domain-containing protein, whose amino-acid sequence MVDPGELREGMTVKDLQGRRLGTVVHVGDTHFELEQGSPAQREFMVRFHAVDRVEHGEAFLHPGHGVQVPVEDAGVAAQP is encoded by the coding sequence ATGGTGGACCCGGGAGAGCTGCGCGAGGGAATGACCGTGAAGGACCTGCAAGGGCGGAGGCTCGGCACGGTGGTGCACGTGGGAGACACGCACTTCGAATTGGAGCAGGGCTCACCGGCGCAGCGCGAGTTCATGGTGCGCTTCCACGCGGTGGACCGCGTGGAGCACGGCGAGGCCTTCCTCCACCCCGGCCACGGCGTCCAGGTCCCCGTCGAGGACGCGGGCGTGGCCGCTCAGCCCTGA
- a CDS encoding cytochrome-c peroxidase, whose amino-acid sequence MRTPPGVALPLAVLLYALTGHAEPPPKQAAPPPADLPPGVSPVLWKLSVPAGAEPTPERVSLGQKLFNDNRLSVDDSVSCSTCHDEKFGFTDGKPVSEGVKAQKVTRNSPTILNAMFNASQFWDGRASTLEDQAKLPILNPREMGQPNPEAVVAKVKAIPEYQAEFRKVFNRDVNYDDLAAAIGAFERTLYSGNARFDRFILGDAKALNESERRGWALFNGKARCNTCHAGNVVSPLFSDQKFHNIGIAAHKQDFVKMAREALKVVRTGDEKQIDELALQTNFSELGRFLVTKQENDVGAFKTPTLRNIGITGPYMHDGSLTTLWDVMDHYNKGGVPNPYLDGGMQRLGLTEGEIDDMVAFLFTLTDERFASQGTKRLAEQRARKGQRPERDTAVATGKKGNLGDLAPNPDLNVKNPAAIGVYGTEVSAKPASTKKP is encoded by the coding sequence ATGCGAACGCCGCCCGGCGTTGCCCTGCCGCTCGCCGTCCTGCTGTATGCCCTCACCGGGCACGCGGAACCGCCCCCGAAGCAAGCCGCCCCACCTCCAGCCGACCTGCCGCCAGGTGTGTCGCCCGTGCTGTGGAAGCTGTCGGTGCCCGCGGGCGCCGAGCCCACGCCGGAGAGAGTCTCCCTGGGCCAGAAGCTCTTCAATGACAATCGCCTGTCGGTGGACGACTCCGTGTCGTGTTCCACCTGCCATGACGAGAAGTTCGGCTTCACGGACGGCAAGCCGGTATCGGAGGGCGTGAAGGCGCAGAAGGTGACGCGCAACAGCCCCACCATCCTCAATGCCATGTTCAACGCCTCGCAGTTCTGGGACGGCCGCGCGAGCACGCTGGAGGACCAGGCGAAGCTGCCCATCCTCAACCCTCGCGAGATGGGCCAGCCCAACCCGGAGGCGGTGGTGGCCAAGGTGAAGGCCATCCCCGAGTACCAGGCCGAGTTCCGCAAGGTCTTCAACCGGGACGTGAATTACGACGACCTGGCGGCGGCCATCGGCGCCTTCGAGCGCACGCTCTACTCCGGCAACGCGCGCTTCGACCGCTTCATCCTGGGCGACGCGAAGGCGCTCAACGAGTCCGAGCGCCGCGGCTGGGCGCTCTTCAACGGCAAGGCCCGCTGCAACACCTGCCACGCGGGCAACGTCGTCTCGCCGCTGTTCAGCGACCAGAAGTTCCACAACATCGGCATCGCCGCGCACAAGCAGGACTTCGTGAAGATGGCGCGCGAGGCGCTGAAGGTGGTTCGCACCGGCGACGAGAAGCAGATTGACGAATTGGCGCTGCAGACGAACTTCTCCGAGCTGGGCCGCTTCCTGGTGACGAAGCAGGAGAACGACGTGGGCGCCTTCAAGACGCCCACGCTGCGCAACATCGGCATCACCGGCCCGTACATGCACGACGGCTCGCTGACGACGCTGTGGGACGTGATGGACCACTACAACAAGGGCGGCGTGCCCAACCCGTACCTGGACGGGGGGATGCAGCGGCTGGGGCTGACGGAGGGCGAAATCGACGACATGGTGGCCTTCCTCTTCACGCTCACCGACGAGCGCTTCGCCTCGCAGGGCACGAAGCGCCTGGCCGAGCAGCGCGCCCGCAAGGGCCAGCGGCCGGAGCGCGACACCGCCGTGGCCACGGGAAAGAAGGGGAACCTGGGCGACCTGGCTCCCAACCCGGACCTGAACGTGAAGAACCCCGCGGCAATCGGTGTGTACGGCACCGAGGTGTCCGCCAAGCCCGCTTCGACGAAGAAGCCTTGA
- a CDS encoding metallophosphoesterase family protein: MGNKFRSIETKHHEERDAFFDDLKKLDRRAFMRVAGISAGIVAGMGLRTPQSFQLVNVAEAQGTKPRFSFAYISDTHLYDQKLNDRFVRSILKAVDDVNALDPQPDFVLFGGDLAQLGQAVELKLGAQILKNLKAPVKMMVGEHDWFLDMGELWRDLFGPPNYSFDHKGVHFVVLNSILEKDFWTERKLTPMERMKIVAGLDNGIQSRFEVGGEQRAWLQQDLAKVDKKTPLIVFSHSPLYKYYRPWNFWTDDADDVQALLKPFEKVTVIHGHTHQLLSNQIGNISFHGMLSTAWPWPYAPEGLPKLTVQMNRPDPFSQFDGCGNGRMDVLESGLVDKLYNLWERNPVTVRASYLASGGKQDAPPRTRLPSY; encoded by the coding sequence ATGGGCAACAAGTTCCGCAGCATCGAGACGAAGCACCACGAGGAGCGCGACGCCTTCTTCGACGACTTGAAGAAGCTGGACCGCAGGGCCTTCATGCGGGTGGCGGGCATCTCCGCCGGCATCGTCGCCGGAATGGGGCTGAGGACGCCGCAGAGCTTCCAGCTCGTCAACGTGGCCGAGGCGCAGGGGACGAAGCCGCGCTTCTCCTTCGCGTACATCTCCGACACGCACCTGTATGACCAGAAGCTGAATGACCGCTTCGTCCGCTCCATCCTCAAGGCGGTGGACGACGTGAATGCGCTGGACCCGCAGCCGGACTTCGTCCTCTTCGGCGGTGACCTGGCGCAGCTCGGGCAGGCCGTCGAGCTGAAGCTGGGCGCGCAGATTCTGAAGAACCTGAAGGCGCCCGTGAAGATGATGGTGGGCGAGCACGACTGGTTCCTCGACATGGGCGAGCTGTGGCGCGACTTGTTCGGCCCGCCGAACTACTCGTTCGACCACAAGGGCGTGCACTTCGTGGTGCTCAACTCCATCCTGGAGAAGGACTTCTGGACGGAGCGGAAGCTCACGCCCATGGAGCGGATGAAGATTGTCGCCGGCCTGGACAATGGCATCCAGTCACGCTTCGAGGTGGGCGGCGAGCAGCGCGCGTGGCTCCAGCAGGACCTGGCGAAGGTGGACAAGAAGACGCCGCTCATCGTCTTCAGCCACTCGCCGCTCTACAAGTACTACCGGCCCTGGAACTTCTGGACGGACGACGCGGACGACGTGCAGGCCCTCCTCAAGCCTTTCGAGAAGGTCACCGTCATCCACGGGCACACGCACCAACTGCTGAGCAACCAGATTGGGAACATCAGCTTCCACGGCATGCTGTCCACGGCGTGGCCGTGGCCGTACGCGCCGGAGGGGTTGCCGAAGCTGACGGTGCAGATGAACCGGCCGGACCCGTTCAGCCAGTTCGACGGGTGCGGCAACGGGCGCATGGACGTGTTGGAGTCGGGGCTGGTGGACAAGCTGTACAACCTCTGGGAGCGCAACCCCGTCACCGTGCGCGCGAGCTACCTCGCGTCGGGTGGGAAGCAGGATGCGCCGCCCCGGACCAGGCTGCCGAGCTACTGA
- a CDS encoding cytochrome C translates to MKLLVGAGALLSFAGGVALAGEDSAAPEVKKHAVPTSKDGDLVVGLCDGVTSLEVDGVKEGQKLTREQAQRVSGALMEQWLKKNPDANWDPAPVVAQAPTPPKTPGSPPAVPATPQKPSSGGTMVGGGVKPESGGKDVKKQQGANLQDGHTYGAFSQRDEAIWAASTQAFVEEGHRVFHDAELLGGTVAVSCDMCHPDASNTHPETYPKYQVQLGRVALLRDMINWCIENPVRGKPLADDDPKMRAMEAYIYAKRKGTPLEYGKK, encoded by the coding sequence ATGAAGCTGCTTGTAGGCGCGGGAGCGCTCCTGTCCTTCGCGGGCGGTGTGGCACTGGCCGGCGAGGACTCCGCCGCCCCCGAGGTGAAGAAGCATGCGGTGCCGACCTCGAAGGACGGCGACCTCGTGGTGGGGCTGTGCGACGGCGTCACCTCGTTGGAGGTGGACGGCGTGAAGGAGGGGCAGAAGCTGACGCGCGAGCAGGCACAGCGCGTGTCGGGGGCCCTGATGGAGCAGTGGTTGAAGAAGAACCCGGACGCGAACTGGGACCCGGCGCCAGTCGTTGCGCAGGCGCCCACGCCGCCGAAGACGCCGGGCAGTCCGCCGGCGGTGCCTGCCACGCCGCAGAAGCCGTCGTCCGGAGGGACGATGGTGGGCGGCGGCGTGAAGCCGGAGAGCGGCGGGAAGGACGTGAAGAAGCAGCAGGGCGCCAACCTCCAGGACGGGCACACCTACGGCGCGTTCTCCCAGCGGGACGAGGCCATCTGGGCGGCGTCCACGCAGGCGTTCGTGGAGGAGGGCCACCGCGTGTTCCACGACGCGGAACTGCTGGGCGGCACGGTGGCCGTGTCGTGTGACATGTGCCACCCGGACGCGTCCAACACGCACCCGGAGACGTATCCGAAGTACCAGGTGCAGCTCGGTCGCGTGGCGCTGCTGCGCGACATGATCAACTGGTGCATCGAGAACCCGGTGCGCGGCAAGCCGCTCGCGGATGACGACCCGAAGATGCGCGCGATGGAGGCGTACATCTACGCGAAGCGGAAGGGGACTCCGCTGGAGTACGGGAAGAAGTAA
- a CDS encoding TIGR02269 family lipoprotein — MWRWSCWLWLCAVLWSCASTPASSVERDVAEYPEAYTRLDEGACVTFLCAGDACGLFRCEDAPPEPGRIVRTRGTFVLPPSAVQSPQRNWGYPWVTPGQSEPVFVIRWYGRELLPSQRRLLEMAQALATKPREKHHIFPREEGLRQRFEQQGINIHKETMLLDIDTHHRIHKGPSGGPWNLAWRNFLNAHEFATKEDMYRYARELIIRFNLIGPILPYHLLVGPPIEY, encoded by the coding sequence ATGTGGCGCTGGAGTTGTTGGCTGTGGCTGTGCGCGGTGCTGTGGTCGTGCGCGTCGACTCCGGCGTCCTCTGTCGAGCGGGACGTGGCGGAGTACCCGGAGGCGTACACCCGGCTGGATGAGGGCGCTTGCGTCACGTTCCTCTGTGCGGGGGATGCGTGCGGCCTCTTCCGCTGTGAGGACGCGCCGCCCGAACCGGGGCGCATCGTGCGGACGCGGGGCACCTTCGTGCTTCCGCCGAGCGCGGTTCAGTCACCGCAGCGGAACTGGGGCTACCCGTGGGTGACGCCGGGTCAGTCTGAGCCGGTCTTCGTCATCCGCTGGTACGGGCGGGAGTTGCTGCCGAGCCAGAGGCGGCTGCTGGAGATGGCGCAGGCGCTGGCGACGAAGCCTCGGGAGAAGCACCACATCTTCCCACGAGAAGAGGGGCTGCGGCAGCGCTTCGAGCAACAAGGCATCAACATTCACAAAGAAACCATGCTGCTCGACATCGACACCCACCATCGCATCCACAAAGGTCCCAGTGGAGGGCCTTGGAACCTGGCGTGGCGGAACTTCCTCAATGCGCACGAATTCGCGACCAAGGAAGACATGTACCGATACGCGCGGGAACTGATCATTCGCTTCAACCTGATAGGCCCCATCCTGCCCTACCATCTGTTGGTAGGCCCGCCCATCGAGTACTGA
- a CDS encoding double-CXXCG motif protein, with product MPRFFTLPLADYMRQKGSYNARRKWSLPGITCPLCKATWARGGLNYPAVDLSELPVAKKLSRAYLEEDFEEFERLRDQVRPLLPPDHPLGPGALFGPLVGKARGPFSAFINQYGDTLLVRPDALELVQAQGLRGLRGCRTEMLFRPKGVPELLDLHIEPRGLLHADCIPKSTPPPCPKCGRHGFSLPKEPILDGASLPTDLDLFRLRNFATVLIVTERFKDVVERFELDGLTFRELPVR from the coding sequence ATGCCCCGGTTCTTCACGCTCCCACTCGCGGATTACATGCGCCAGAAGGGCAGTTACAACGCCAGGCGCAAGTGGAGCCTGCCAGGAATCACCTGCCCTCTTTGCAAGGCAACCTGGGCCAGAGGGGGGCTCAACTACCCTGCGGTGGACCTCTCCGAACTTCCTGTCGCGAAGAAGCTATCGAGGGCCTACCTTGAGGAAGACTTCGAGGAGTTCGAACGCCTGCGCGACCAGGTCCGTCCACTGCTCCCTCCGGACCACCCACTGGGACCCGGAGCCCTGTTCGGCCCTTTGGTGGGAAAGGCCAGAGGTCCCTTCTCCGCATTCATCAACCAGTACGGAGACACCTTGCTTGTCCGGCCTGATGCTCTGGAACTGGTGCAGGCGCAGGGACTCCGCGGCCTGCGAGGCTGTCGCACGGAGATGCTCTTCCGCCCCAAGGGCGTCCCGGAGCTCCTCGACCTGCACATCGAACCGCGCGGGCTCCTGCACGCGGACTGCATCCCGAAGAGCACGCCCCCACCGTGCCCCAAGTGCGGCCGTCATGGCTTCAGCCTGCCGAAGGAGCCCATCCTCGACGGAGCCTCCCTCCCCACGGACCTGGACCTCTTCCGCCTGCGCAACTTCGCCACCGTGCTCATCGTCACCGAGCGCTTCAAGGACGTCGTGGAGCGCTTCGAACTGGACGGCCTGACCTTCCGCGAGCTGCCGGTGCGCTGA
- a CDS encoding efflux RND transporter periplasmic adaptor subunit: MAEAPAQTPLSTLRIDRSAAPLKRHRRMRWLIPTVLLLAVLTLLGVSLSRRAPTVHVAEVREPLPGEQQTELSAAGYVDSRRRSVIAPQIPGLLVDVTVEEGEPVKQGQVIARLDDRDARVALDRAEAEVLAAQAQLAASRAQAQNARRTTERTRNLAKQGVIPSAELLDVETAGSASQEELNAASARLGVAVRVREGARLQLSHTVVRAPFDGVVARKLADEGAMLAPAALEGTDLGGIIELVDLDALEVEAEVSEEQLSRIQPGQPALIFLDAFPDRAFSASVATVRPAIDRSKATATVMVRFQSVPKGALPDMGAKVSFLREPLPPDALDAKARSSRVPSSAVVQDGGGPAVWVVKDGRLARQPVRLGARVGEEVSLVEGPPAGTQVVVAPDSRRLREGRRVKVEAGSG; encoded by the coding sequence GTGGCCGAAGCACCGGCGCAGACACCACTGAGTACACTCCGCATCGACCGGTCCGCCGCGCCCCTCAAGCGACACCGCCGGATGCGCTGGCTCATCCCCACGGTGCTCCTGCTCGCCGTCCTCACCCTGCTCGGCGTCTCCCTCTCCCGTCGCGCTCCCACCGTGCACGTGGCCGAGGTCCGCGAGCCACTCCCGGGGGAGCAACAGACCGAGCTGTCCGCCGCCGGCTATGTCGACTCGCGGCGCCGCTCCGTCATCGCGCCGCAGATTCCCGGCCTCCTGGTGGACGTCACCGTGGAGGAGGGCGAGCCCGTGAAGCAGGGGCAGGTGATTGCCCGCCTGGACGACCGCGATGCCCGCGTCGCGCTCGACCGCGCCGAGGCCGAAGTCCTCGCCGCCCAGGCCCAGCTCGCCGCCTCGCGCGCCCAGGCCCAGAACGCCCGACGCACCACCGAGCGCACCCGCAACCTCGCGAAGCAGGGCGTCATCCCCAGCGCCGAGCTCCTCGACGTGGAGACCGCCGGCAGCGCCTCCCAGGAGGAGCTCAACGCCGCCAGCGCCCGGCTCGGTGTCGCCGTCCGCGTCCGCGAGGGCGCGCGCCTGCAGCTCTCGCACACCGTGGTGCGGGCGCCCTTCGACGGCGTGGTGGCACGCAAGCTCGCGGACGAGGGCGCCATGCTCGCGCCGGCCGCGCTCGAGGGCACCGACCTGGGCGGCATCATCGAGCTGGTGGACCTGGACGCGCTCGAAGTCGAGGCCGAGGTCAGCGAGGAGCAGCTCTCCCGCATCCAGCCGGGGCAGCCCGCGCTCATCTTCCTGGATGCCTTCCCCGACCGCGCCTTCTCCGCGAGCGTGGCCACGGTTCGCCCCGCCATCGACCGCTCCAAGGCCACCGCCACGGTGATGGTCCGCTTCCAGTCCGTCCCCAAGGGAGCGCTGCCGGACATGGGCGCCAAGGTGTCCTTCCTCCGCGAGCCGCTGCCACCCGACGCGTTGGACGCGAAGGCCCGGTCCTCACGCGTGCCCTCCAGCGCGGTGGTGCAGGACGGCGGCGGACCCGCGGTGTGGGTGGTGAAGGACGGGCGGCTCGCGCGGCAGCCGGTGCGATTGGGCGCACGCGTGGGCGAGGAGGTGTCGCTGGTGGAGGGGCCTCCCGCGGGGACGCAGGTGGTGGTGGCGCCGGACTCGCGGCGGCTGCGCGAGGGCCGGCGCGTGAAGGTGGAAGCGGGGAGCGGATGA